A portion of the Salminus brasiliensis chromosome 11, fSalBra1.hap2, whole genome shotgun sequence genome contains these proteins:
- the vtna gene encoding vitronectin a: MKLELLLLLALLATAWTAQESCIERCENGFDATKRCQCDSMCTYYQSCCTDYESVCRILARGDTFPSFPEDEENSTALPPTLLRTVPYPLLGTEPPPPLRTEPPPPLRTVPPPPLRTVPPPPLRTVPPPPLRTVLSPPLITVPPPPLRTVPPPLLKDESTAAPPTPDPDAEKCSGRPFDSFMQLKNGSVYAFRGKYFFELDEKSVLPGYPKLIEDFWGIKGPIDAAFTRINCQGKTYIFKGNQYWRFDNGVLDEDFPRDISVGFEKIPDHLDAAFAIPAHSHHGKEKVYFFKGDRYYQYEFKHQPSHEECIQLYRSSPSALFSRYTDLYYDRWTNYFNQLFSGSPNHHGSHHFIDKDWIGIKSPVDAVLAGRLYVSSRHLQWPSRRRQDDDQQRSQQRSQQRSQQWDQQWGQQWDSRRRQNRSPYWDTMAERGISIGQEFAQRFEQERWRDQDRRRNDYRRQYDYDYDYRYNPSEDVAIDILRRSQPLQSVYFFKGDQYYRVDLRTKRVDRTFPPYPRPIGKYWLGCSDKPGAEKR; encoded by the exons ATGAAGCTGGAGCTGCTATTGCTGCTAGCACTGCTAGCTACTGCCTGGACTGCACAGG AGTCTTGTATTGAACGTTGTGAGAATGGCTTTGATGCAACAAAACGGTGCCAGTGTGACTCTATGTGCACTTACTACCAgagctgctgcactgattatGAGTCGGTCTGCCGTATTCTGG CCCGTGGAGACACTTTCCCATCTTTTCCTGAGGATGAGGAGAACAGCACAGCGTTGCCACCTACACTGCTAAGGACTGTACCATATCCACTGCTAGGAACTGAACCACCTCCACCTCTGAGAACTGAACCACCTCCACCGCTGAGAACTGTGCCACCTCCACCGCTGAGAACTGTGCCACCTCCACCGTTGAGAACTGTGCCACCGCCACCGTTGAGAACTGTACTATCTCCACCGCTGATAACTGTGCCGCCCCCACCGCTGAGAACTGTCCCACCTCCACTTCTAAAAGATGAGAGCACCGCAGCACCGCCAACCCCTGACCCTGATGCTGAGAAATGCAGTGGAAGGCCATTTGATTCCTTCATGCAGCtcaaaaatggttctgtgtATGCCTTCAGGG GGAAGTATTTCTTTGAACTGGATGAGAAGTCAGTGTTGCCCGGTTACCCAAAGCTTATTGAAGACTTCTGGGGAATTAAAGGTCCTATAGATGCAGCGTTCACACGCATAAACTGCCAAGGAAAGACGTACATCTTTAAG GGTAACCAGTACTGGAGGTTTGACAATGGTGTCCTGGATGAAGACTTCCCAAGAGATATCTCTGTGGGGTTTGAAAAAATACCAGATCATTTGGATGCTGCCTTTGCCATCCCTGCTCACAGCCACCACGGCAAAGAGAAGGTTTACTTTTTCAAAG GTGACCGCTATTACCAGTATGAGTTTAAGCACCAGCCTTCCCATGAAGAGTGCATTCAGCTGTACAGAAGTTCCCCCTCTGCCCTCTTCAGCCGATACACAGACCTGTATTATGACCGCTGGACAAACTACTTCAACCAACTCTTCAGTGGAT CTCCAAATCATCATGGCAGCCATCACTTCATCGATAAGGACTGGATCGGTATCAAATCCCCAGTGGATGCTGTGTTGGCTGGAAGGCTGTATGTCTCTTCTAGACATTTACAATGGCCCAGTAGAAGGCGTCAGGATGACGATCAGCAGCGGAGCCAACAGCGGAGCCAACAGCGGAGCCAACAATGGGATCAACAATGGGGCCAGCAGTGGGACTCCAGACGCAGGCAGAACCGATCCCCTTACTGGGACACTATGGCTGAGAGGGGTATCAGCATTGGGCAGGAGTTTGCTCAGAGGTTTGAACAGGAGCGCTGGAGAGACCAGGACAGGCGAAGAAATGACTATCGGCGGCAGTATGACTATGATTATGACTACAGATACAACCCTTCTGAGGACGTTGCCATTGACATACTGCGTAGGAGCCAGCCATTACAGAGTGTGTACTTCTTTAAAGGAG ACCAGTACTACAGGGTAGATTTGCGGACCAAGCGAGTTGACCGCACCTTTCCTCCATACCCAAGACCTATTGGCAAATACTGGCTGGGCTGCTCAGATAAACCTGGAGCAGAAAAGAGATGA